A section of the Bacillus sp. V2I10 genome encodes:
- a CDS encoding TetR/AcrR family transcriptional regulator codes for MKGKQIQTERVMRYFIDAAAEIIENEGIEQVTIRKVADIAGYTSSTAYNYFKEFTHLLFFASMKFTKDYIKELPLFLEKGENTIEKWLQSWICFCQHSFESPQIFSMIFLSDLGENSDKLLEQYFSLYEKEWSFLSDEMKPFVLEHSFQKRSTNYLRQAVEEGFLHIDDVEPLADMTFLIWKGMLSSIINNRRDDSDKEALHKTILYVKKITIATVVQDKKDLIKFDI; via the coding sequence ATGAAGGGCAAACAAATACAAACTGAACGAGTGATGAGATATTTTATTGATGCTGCTGCAGAAATCATTGAAAATGAAGGGATAGAGCAAGTTACAATCAGAAAGGTAGCAGATATTGCTGGTTACACTAGCTCAACAGCGTACAATTATTTCAAAGAGTTTACCCATTTATTATTTTTTGCATCAATGAAATTTACAAAAGACTATATTAAAGAGCTCCCATTATTTTTAGAAAAGGGAGAAAATACGATTGAGAAATGGCTTCAAAGTTGGATTTGTTTTTGCCAGCATTCTTTTGAAAGTCCACAAATTTTTTCTATGATCTTTTTAAGTGATTTAGGAGAGAACTCCGATAAACTACTAGAGCAATATTTTTCATTGTATGAGAAAGAATGGAGCTTTCTTTCTGATGAAATGAAACCTTTTGTATTGGAACATAGCTTTCAAAAAAGAAGTACTAATTATTTAAGACAGGCAGTAGAAGAGGGATTCTTACACATTGATGATGTTGAGCCGCTTGCAGACATGACCTTCTTAATCTGGAAAGGGATGCTATCTTCTATTATTAATAATAGAAGAGATGATTCAGACAAAGAAGCTCTTCATAAAACAATTCTCTATGTAAAAAAAATCACAATAGCAACTGTCGTCCAAGATAAAAAAGATCTCATTAAATTCGATATATAA
- a CDS encoding FAD-binding oxidoreductase yields the protein MKMDLKLNEVKEVIPSNQIFTDLSDRYSYSYDASFGTFLPDMVIQVKNKSEVSSILKLANKYKIPVYPRGQGTSLSGGPLPVKGGIVLDMSQWDSYLSIEPDDLIAVVSPGVLTARINEAAERHGLMYPPDPSSSHVSTIGGNLAENSGGPRGLKYGVTKDYVIGLEVVTPEGEIIKTGGRTIKNVTGYDLTKLIVGSEGTLGIITEATLKLIPKPPATLTLMAVFDDLILSGKAISKILTSGILPSKMEIMDQHSMIAVENYQPLGLPIASEAILLIELDGHPIAIREEMNTVEKIFKEIGAVDVKIAKNDNEAKIYWKARKLVSPAIVKIKPTKVSEDATVPRSKIPDMFQRLKEIGEKYKVHLVVFGHAGDGNLHPNIICDKRDVEEMIRVEKAVEEIFEAAIKLGGTLSGEHGIGTLKAPFMEMELGHFGLDMMKRVKQAWDPNNILNPGKIFPEKGQKLVLRE from the coding sequence ATGAAAATGGACTTGAAATTGAACGAAGTTAAGGAAGTCATTCCTTCTAACCAAATTTTTACGGATTTATCTGATAGGTATAGTTATAGCTACGATGCTTCTTTTGGCACATTTCTCCCTGATATGGTGATTCAGGTGAAGAATAAATCAGAAGTTTCATCAATTTTAAAATTGGCTAACAAGTATAAAATTCCAGTTTACCCTCGTGGGCAAGGGACCTCTCTAAGTGGAGGTCCATTGCCTGTAAAAGGGGGGATCGTTTTAGATATGTCTCAATGGGATAGTTATTTGAGTATTGAGCCGGATGACCTGATTGCTGTTGTTTCTCCTGGGGTGCTCACAGCTAGGATCAATGAAGCTGCTGAAAGACACGGACTCATGTATCCACCTGATCCTAGCAGTTCACATGTTTCTACAATTGGAGGCAATTTAGCAGAAAATTCCGGAGGTCCAAGAGGACTAAAATACGGCGTGACAAAGGATTATGTTATTGGCTTAGAAGTTGTAACCCCTGAAGGGGAAATAATAAAAACTGGCGGGAGAACAATAAAGAATGTAACCGGTTACGATTTAACGAAACTAATAGTAGGATCTGAAGGAACACTCGGCATTATAACCGAGGCCACGTTAAAATTGATTCCTAAACCACCTGCTACTTTAACTTTGATGGCTGTTTTTGATGATCTTATTTTATCCGGAAAAGCAATATCTAAAATTTTAACATCAGGCATTCTTCCTTCAAAAATGGAAATAATGGATCAGCATTCTATGATAGCTGTTGAGAACTATCAACCATTAGGTCTTCCTATCGCATCTGAGGCGATACTTTTAATCGAACTTGATGGTCATCCAATTGCCATTAGAGAGGAAATGAATACAGTTGAGAAGATTTTTAAAGAGATTGGAGCTGTTGATGTAAAAATAGCAAAAAACGATAATGAAGCAAAGATATACTGGAAGGCAAGAAAGTTGGTTTCACCAGCTATAGTCAAAATAAAACCTACAAAGGTTTCAGAAGATGCCACAGTACCCCGTAGTAAGATTCCGGATATGTTTCAAAGATTAAAAGAAATTGGTGAAAAATATAAAGTTCATCTTGTTGTCTTTGGTCATGCAGGGGACGGAAATCTTCATCCTAATATTATTTGTGACAAACGGGATGTAGAAGAAATGATACGAGTAGAAAAAGCAGTTGAAGAAATATTTGAAGCTGCAATTAAATTAGGGGGGACTTTGTCAGGAGAACATGGAATTGGAACATTGAAAGCTCCCTTTATGGAAATGGAGTTGGGACACTTCGGTTTAGATATGATGAAACGTGTTAAACAAGCTTGGGATCCAAATAATATATTAAATCCTGGGAAAATATTCCCAGAAAAGGGACAGAAGTTGGTGTTGAGGGAATGA
- the tatC gene encoding twin-arginine translocase subunit TatC, translating to MKDEEIDLIIHFEEMRKRLIYILSSFLIFFFFSFVFVEDVYAWLVKDLEFKLAILGPGDILWIYFKISAVISVALTTPLTAYHVWKFVSPALQNHERKATFMLIPALFLLFIIGISFGYFLVFPIVLSFMQELAGGGFQEFYTTEKYFSFLISLTVPFGFLFELPVVVLFLTAIGILNPQMLKKSRKIAYFILTLTSVLITPPDFISDILVLVPLILIYELSINLSSFIYRNRIQKTEVF from the coding sequence ATGAAAGATGAGGAAATTGATTTAATTATCCATTTTGAAGAAATGAGGAAAAGATTAATCTATATCCTTAGTAGTTTTTTAATCTTTTTCTTTTTTTCGTTTGTTTTTGTGGAAGATGTATACGCATGGTTAGTTAAAGACCTAGAATTTAAGCTTGCCATACTTGGTCCAGGTGATATTTTATGGATATATTTTAAAATATCTGCCGTAATATCTGTTGCCCTTACCACACCTCTAACTGCATACCATGTTTGGAAGTTTGTTTCGCCAGCACTTCAAAATCATGAAAGAAAAGCAACTTTTATGCTAATACCGGCTTTATTTCTTCTGTTTATTATCGGGATTTCTTTTGGTTATTTTCTTGTATTTCCTATTGTTCTTTCCTTCATGCAAGAATTGGCTGGAGGTGGTTTCCAAGAATTTTACACAACAGAGAAATATTTTAGTTTCCTGATTAGCCTTACCGTACCATTTGGTTTTTTGTTTGAATTACCTGTTGTCGTTCTTTTTCTAACAGCTATTGGCATCTTAAATCCGCAAATGTTAAAAAAATCTAGAAAGATCGCTTATTTTATTCTCACCTTAACATCTGTTTTAATAACACCCCCAGATTTTATATCAGACATTTTGGTTTTAGTTCCACTTATATTAATTTATGAACTAAGCATTAATTTATCATCCTTCATTTATCGAAATAGGATACAAAAAACAGAAGTTTTTTGA
- a CDS encoding DUF2179 domain-containing protein, which produces MYVPLLSLRTIFMVKGQTFLSAFCGMVEALVYVFGLSLVFTGEQSGITMVVYAIGFGLGILVGGYVESRLAIGYTSLIVKITNSNETLIIHLRELGFGVTVFEGLGRDGIRYQLEILTRRDREKELLDLIQEHEPRAFIISYEPRKFKGGFLLKSMKKRGIRMD; this is translated from the coding sequence ATCTATGTGCCATTGCTGTCACTACGTACAATATTTATGGTAAAAGGGCAAACGTTTCTGTCCGCTTTTTGTGGTATGGTGGAGGCACTTGTTTATGTATTTGGATTATCACTCGTTTTTACTGGAGAACAGAGTGGAATTACTATGGTTGTTTACGCTATAGGTTTTGGATTGGGTATTCTCGTTGGCGGATATGTAGAATCACGGTTAGCAATTGGTTATACAAGTTTAATTGTAAAAATTACAAATTCCAATGAAACTCTTATTATCCATCTCCGCGAATTGGGTTTTGGTGTTACGGTATTTGAAGGCCTAGGAAGAGATGGAATACGTTATCAGCTTGAAATTTTGACAAGAAGAGACCGTGAAAAGGAACTTTTGGATTTAATTCAAGAACATGAACCCCGTGCCTTTATCATCTCTTATGAGCCGCGGAAATTCAAAGGTGGATTTTTATTAAAAAGCATGAAAAAAAGAGGAATAAGAATGGACTAA
- a CDS encoding zincin-like metallopeptidase domain-containing protein produces MKHSHIIVYWLWKEKEDEETKEKKKYAKPFYYRVWEINKQCTGLKRKSSYETYDHNPILKGEEIFNGYTNSPSYTFQSGQAVYYPTWDSINCPPIHDFQFAEEYYCTLFHEMIHSTGHISRHARPGITTDGVAFGDEVYSKEELVAEMGAAMLCGVAGIDNSTIDNSASYIDS; encoded by the coding sequence ATGAAGCATTCGCACATTATTGTTTATTGGCTCTGGAAAGAGAAAGAAGACGAAGAAACGAAGGAAAAAAAGAAATATGCCAAACCCTTCTATTACCGGGTTTGGGAGATTAATAAGCAATGCACAGGCCTTAAAAGAAAAAGCAGTTATGAAACATATGACCACAATCCCATTCTAAAGGGAGAGGAGATTTTTAACGGTTATACGAATTCGCCCAGCTATACCTTTCAGTCCGGCCAAGCTGTTTATTATCCAACTTGGGACAGTATTAATTGTCCGCCTATCCATGATTTTCAGTTTGCGGAAGAATACTACTGCACCTTGTTTCATGAAATGATTCACAGCACGGGCCATATCAGCCGACATGCCCGCCCTGGCATCACCACAGATGGTGTAGCCTTCGGAGATGAAGTCTATTCCAAAGAAGAACTGGTTGCTGAAATGGGCGCGGCCATGCTGTGCGGGGTAGCAGGGATTGACAACAGTACGATAGATAACAGTGCCAGCTATATTGACTCATAG
- a CDS encoding NAD-dependent succinate-semialdehyde dehydrogenase, whose product MLYINGKWKVAQSKERMSVYNPANLEIIGEVAFGGANDVKEAIQAASAAYKSWKKTSADEKSRYLNKISSLLKSMEEELAVTITKEMGKPLKESLGEVKLAIAYIDWYAEEAKRIYGETIPASSPDKRILVLQEPVGITGAITPWNFPAAMVTRKLAPALAAGCPVILKPASTTPLTAIKIFEAIDEAGLPKGVANLVIGSSSEIAQTLLDSKEIRKLTFTGSTEIGKKLMSEASRTVKKVSMELGGHAPFIVFSDADLEKAAEAAVASKFRNAGQTCVCTNRIYVHQEVADEFTNKFVEKVKRLKIGNGMEKGTDIGPLINEDSLTKVIEHVEDAEQKGGLIVCGGKKVENYDKGVFYEPTVIQNANESMKIATEETFGPVVPIFTFKTEEEAIERANHPDYGLASYCYTSDLNRAFRVMESLEYGIIGINDSMPTTAQAPFGGVKESGVGREGGKYGIKEYLEEKFVSLNIG is encoded by the coding sequence ATGCTATACATTAACGGGAAATGGAAAGTTGCTCAGTCAAAAGAACGCATGTCAGTGTATAATCCTGCTAATCTAGAGATCATTGGTGAAGTTGCCTTTGGTGGAGCGAATGATGTAAAAGAAGCGATTCAAGCAGCTTCTGCTGCTTATAAAAGTTGGAAGAAGACGAGCGCAGATGAGAAGTCACGTTATCTTAATAAAATTTCCTCCCTGTTAAAAAGTATGGAAGAAGAGCTGGCTGTTACTATCACAAAGGAGATGGGTAAGCCACTTAAAGAATCTCTTGGTGAAGTAAAATTAGCGATAGCTTACATCGATTGGTATGCAGAGGAAGCAAAACGGATTTACGGTGAGACGATTCCTGCATCTAGTCCGGATAAAAGAATTTTAGTTTTGCAAGAGCCAGTTGGAATTACAGGAGCTATAACACCTTGGAACTTCCCAGCTGCAATGGTGACTCGAAAACTTGCTCCGGCGTTGGCTGCAGGATGTCCAGTTATATTAAAACCAGCATCAACTACTCCTTTAACTGCTATTAAAATTTTTGAAGCGATTGATGAAGCAGGGCTACCGAAGGGAGTTGCCAACTTGGTTATCGGATCTTCTAGTGAGATCGCCCAGACACTATTAGACAGCAAGGAAATAAGGAAATTGACTTTCACAGGTTCGACAGAGATTGGAAAGAAACTGATGAGTGAAGCATCCCGTACGGTGAAAAAGGTTTCAATGGAATTGGGTGGACATGCTCCATTCATTGTTTTCAGTGATGCGGATTTAGAGAAAGCAGCAGAAGCAGCTGTAGCAAGCAAATTTAGAAATGCAGGGCAAACTTGCGTTTGTACGAATCGAATCTATGTTCATCAAGAAGTGGCTGATGAATTTACCAACAAATTTGTTGAAAAAGTAAAACGATTAAAAATTGGGAATGGCATGGAGAAAGGCACTGACATTGGTCCATTAATCAATGAAGACAGTCTCACCAAAGTCATCGAGCATGTAGAAGATGCTGAACAAAAAGGCGGTCTTATCGTGTGCGGAGGAAAAAAGGTGGAAAACTATGATAAAGGTGTCTTTTATGAACCTACTGTCATACAAAATGCAAATGAATCTATGAAAATTGCTACTGAAGAAACATTCGGTCCAGTTGTTCCAATTTTTACTTTTAAAACAGAAGAGGAAGCAATTGAAAGAGCGAACCATCCAGATTATGGACTCGCCTCATATTGTTACACATCAGATCTAAATCGTGCATTCCGCGTGATGGAATCTCTTGAATATGGAATAATTGGAATCAATGATTCTATGCCTACAACAGCTCAAGCCCCATTCGGAGGAGTGAAAGAAAGCGGTGTTGGAAGAGAAGGGGGGAAATATGGGATTAAAGAATATTTAGAAGAGAAATTTGTTTCTTTAAATATTGGTTAA
- the tatA gene encoding twin-arginine translocase TatA/TatE family subunit, translating to MPNIGVPGLILILVIALIIFGPSKLPEVGRAFGNTLKEFKNATKDLVSSDSKKED from the coding sequence ATGCCAAACATTGGAGTTCCTGGATTAATACTTATATTAGTAATTGCGCTTATTATTTTTGGGCCGTCAAAACTCCCTGAAGTTGGACGTGCCTTTGGTAACACATTAAAAGAATTTAAAAACGCAACCAAGGATCTAGTGTCTTCAGATTCTAAAAAGGAAGATTAA
- a CDS encoding twin-arginine translocation signal domain-containing protein — MAPQKLSRRKFLGYLGAGLVTVTAVSLPIKAFAGLNGTKATSELNSEDLPKEPGTWGDTILDMENELPQDPNVLLMDVEAIYKLNQ; from the coding sequence GTGGCACCACAAAAGTTAAGTAGACGTAAGTTTTTAGGTTATCTGGGAGCTGGATTAGTAACGGTAACAGCAGTTAGTTTGCCTATTAAAGCATTTGCAGGATTAAACGGTACGAAAGCTACATCTGAGCTAAATTCAGAGGATTTACCGAAAGAACCTGGTACATGGGGAGATACAATTTTAGACATGGAAAATGAGCTACCTCAAGATCCAAATGTGCTCCTGATGGATGTAGAAGCCATTTATAAATTAAATCAATGA
- a CDS encoding peptidoglycan-binding protein: MSLRINMVNTAISQIGTLEGNNNDNKYGRWFGLNNQPWCAIFVSWCATNSGNMNFNGEHRPLFARSAAVREHRWFHENFGEYFSKSGFINYIGNDSKKVARATGCLIFFSGDSHIGIVEQYYPGEQAVLTVEGNTYTPSKGEQIQGVFRRYRRLSDSKIVGFALPYYEFYSSGSPEGVKPVPPPYGNSGTVDNPTSFPGARYFYIGAYNNYVTLLGKMLIKAGYGNFYQVGAGPRFTETDRQACAAFQRAQGWSGSDADGFPGSSTWERLSAIYYGGGGSGESNWPPAFPGAQYFKAGASNQYVKLLGVQLVKAGFGRHYSVGPGPAWSEADRLNCQEFQKAQGWTGSNADGYPGPTTWQRLFDIVGSPPNVSTFPGSHFFGPGANNEYVTTMGKRLINKGYGQYYSVGAGPKWSEADRQACAAFQRAQGWSGSDADGIPGPSTWQKLFA; encoded by the coding sequence ATGTCTTTACGAATAAATATGGTCAACACAGCCATATCTCAGATTGGCACATTGGAAGGGAATAATAATGACAATAAGTATGGGAGATGGTTCGGTCTAAACAATCAGCCATGGTGTGCCATTTTTGTGAGCTGGTGTGCTACTAATTCAGGTAATATGAACTTCAATGGGGAACACCGTCCACTTTTTGCTCGCAGTGCTGCAGTAAGAGAGCATCGATGGTTTCATGAAAATTTTGGTGAGTATTTTTCTAAATCAGGATTCATCAATTATATTGGGAATGACTCCAAGAAGGTTGCCAGAGCGACAGGATGCCTTATTTTTTTTAGTGGAGACTCGCATATAGGCATCGTAGAACAATATTATCCTGGGGAACAAGCAGTGCTTACAGTAGAAGGAAATACTTACACCCCCTCTAAAGGTGAGCAAATTCAAGGCGTGTTTCGTCGTTATCGACGTCTATCAGATTCGAAAATAGTGGGATTTGCTCTTCCTTACTATGAATTTTATAGCAGCGGATCCCCTGAGGGCGTAAAGCCTGTACCACCTCCTTACGGCAACAGTGGTACTGTAGATAACCCCACATCATTCCCTGGAGCAAGGTATTTCTATATTGGTGCCTACAATAACTATGTCACCCTATTAGGAAAAATGCTAATAAAAGCTGGATATGGTAATTTCTATCAAGTAGGAGCAGGTCCTCGCTTTACAGAAACAGACCGGCAAGCTTGCGCAGCCTTTCAAAGAGCACAAGGCTGGAGTGGAAGTGATGCAGATGGTTTTCCTGGATCATCTACGTGGGAGCGCCTTAGTGCCATCTATTATGGTGGTGGCGGAAGTGGTGAAAGCAACTGGCCTCCAGCATTTCCAGGTGCACAATATTTTAAGGCTGGAGCCTCTAACCAATACGTAAAATTATTGGGTGTGCAGTTAGTGAAGGCTGGATTTGGTCGACACTATTCCGTTGGACCGGGTCCTGCGTGGAGTGAAGCAGATCGACTAAACTGTCAAGAGTTCCAAAAAGCACAAGGGTGGACTGGCAGCAATGCAGATGGATATCCGGGTCCTACGACATGGCAAAGATTGTTTGATATAGTTGGCAGCCCACCAAATGTTTCCACATTCCCAGGAAGCCATTTCTTTGGCCCTGGTGCAAATAACGAATATGTTACAACAATGGGTAAACGATTAATTAACAAAGGGTATGGTCAGTATTATTCTGTCGGAGCAGGTCCAAAATGGAGTGAGGCAGACCGTCAAGCTTGCGCTGCTTTCCAACGTGCTCAAGGTTGGTCTGGGAGTGATGCAGATGGCATTCCCGGTCCCTCAACATGGCAAAAGCTCTTTGCATAA
- a CDS encoding (Fe-S)-binding protein, with protein sequence MSAISELQRKLNYDETFNCVQCGYCLPACPTFETMKIESHSPRGRINLVKMLAEGKITIEDLREPIEKCLGCRACVTVCPTNVQYGKILEGAKEVLEESAEKTTTQKITENVIFDHVFPSKKWMDFIGNATWLYQKSGLQQITQKTGITRMLPFQLGNFESVLSDISSPLSRKKMSRHYPVKGTKKMTVGFVTGCVMDAIFLNINKKTIDLLTLAGAEVIIPEAQTCCGALHAHAGKMDSAKKLAKINIEAFESENVDYIVNNAGGCGATLIEYDHLFHNEEGWHKRAKNFVNKIRDISEILCELDGLNFTKEMNSIVTYQSSCHMTHVQKVIEEPLFLLNQVLGIRYQEMKDYNRCCGSAGIYNLVNYEESMDILDLKMEKVKDTKASIIVTTNPGCLLQMKLGIKREGLEERIRAIHLVELLVEAGAVTK encoded by the coding sequence ATGAGTGCGATTTCTGAACTCCAAAGAAAATTAAACTATGATGAAACTTTCAATTGCGTCCAATGTGGATATTGTTTACCAGCTTGTCCGACATTTGAAACTATGAAAATCGAGTCCCATTCTCCAAGGGGTCGAATTAACCTCGTTAAAATGCTAGCAGAAGGTAAAATCACAATAGAAGACCTAAGAGAACCAATTGAAAAATGCCTTGGGTGCCGTGCTTGTGTAACAGTTTGTCCTACAAATGTCCAATATGGCAAGATCTTAGAAGGGGCGAAAGAGGTATTAGAGGAATCAGCAGAAAAAACAACAACGCAAAAAATTACTGAAAATGTAATTTTTGACCATGTATTTCCCTCGAAAAAATGGATGGATTTTATTGGGAACGCTACGTGGCTATATCAGAAATCAGGGCTACAACAAATCACTCAAAAGACGGGAATCACTAGGATGCTTCCCTTCCAACTAGGAAACTTTGAATCCGTTCTTTCAGATATCTCTTCACCTTTGAGTCGTAAAAAAATGTCTAGACATTACCCCGTAAAGGGAACAAAGAAAATGACAGTTGGCTTTGTGACAGGCTGTGTAATGGACGCTATTTTCCTAAATATTAATAAAAAAACTATTGATTTATTAACCTTGGCAGGGGCAGAAGTTATTATACCGGAAGCTCAAACGTGCTGTGGGGCCTTGCACGCTCATGCGGGAAAAATGGATTCTGCTAAAAAACTTGCTAAAATAAATATTGAAGCTTTTGAAAGCGAAAATGTGGACTATATTGTTAATAATGCCGGTGGGTGTGGTGCAACTTTAATTGAATATGACCATCTTTTTCATAATGAAGAGGGTTGGCATAAACGTGCTAAAAACTTTGTTAATAAGATAAGAGATATTTCAGAAATTTTATGTGAATTAGATGGATTAAATTTCACCAAGGAAATGAACTCTATTGTGACTTATCAATCATCGTGTCATATGACACATGTGCAGAAGGTTATTGAAGAACCACTTTTCCTTCTAAATCAAGTTCTAGGTATACGCTACCAAGAGATGAAAGATTATAATAGGTGCTGTGGATCAGCAGGTATTTACAATTTAGTCAATTACGAAGAATCGATGGACATTTTAGATTTGAAAATGGAAAAAGTAAAGGATACTAAAGCCTCTATTATTGTTACAACAAACCCGGGTTGTTTGTTACAAATGAAATTGGGTATCAAAAGGGAAGGTTTAGAAGAAAGAATAAGAGCCATTCATCTTGTAGAATTACTCGTTGAAGCAGGAGCAGTAACTAAATAA